The Brasilonema sennae CENA114 genome includes a region encoding these proteins:
- a CDS encoding ABC transporter substrate-binding protein → MRVIFEIGEGSVETGFPVRVRIGEQGRPDSENFSGRLPPALLVKRNYENWQTIYRHLPVNWLITLPESQITNVSTIEACNQAAQDFLSSFNEWLNKPSVRQLERRISRRVDNWKNTRFILQTQDSLLQRLPWHLWDFFQLDDDQPEIVVSPEYELSNKKLKTQQLTTPVKILAVLGYGHGIDIQQDLQALGQILPGAIIEPLREPSCPGLRNKLWTPSWDILFFAGHSCSQQDASCGEIQINANESLPLDNLRNTLKHAVQKGLKLAIFNSCDGLGLARNLADARISYTIVMREPVPDIIAQHFLEYFLTAFAAGESLYASVQQARARLQEEWENQYPCASWLPVIFQNTAAAELKYPRQHQQQNWKKVALRTAIVISAIVGFGMISWRVLDEFQSRARFSDGNKILVKTFTTSYKQEGVKAYRQKNYKLATSKFQQSLQQYPNDPETLIYLNNSKIGHELALTIGVPVPIGTNPNVAQEILRGVAQAQQEINNQGGMNGKLLKVKIANDDNNPDIAVKVADRFVQDKDNILAVVGHNSSDASLPASDKYQARKLVMISPTSSSTRLTDRPHGTDGNYIYRTVISFTTIADALAEYAKTTGKNRISTCNDSNAADQSFKNDFEKAIAQKGGQLININCDFASKNFQPKTIIKNAKDVDAILLNPQVNRMDKAIALAKENQGKITLLGNPSLQTKNTLAAGDAVNGMVVPVPWHGSVSPDKNFVQNAYKLWGDKDLVTWRTATAFDATQAIAAAFKQKDTREGVQQALSSGTFSLQGATGTIKFLPSGDRVGNAVLVEVKRNPKASTGYSFEPKDSMESRISLGEKILVQDNPSNEKQLGVQAFAAGDYDNAIAHFQASVQKMPNDPESRIYLLNASAARSAKILKIAVSVHIGSNLNVAKEILQGVAQAQDEINKKDGIRGHLLQVEIASDGNNRNIAEKLANSLVADQKILAVIAHNGSDASVVACPIYQQRKLVNIYPTLFSFKLLGCGSYIFRTAPNIRSIAEALSSYAINNLNQRNLAICVDGRVINPQSLQDEFSYAINKDGGKLVNITCDFSALDFNPNKVITDAIKSGADGLVLAPHVDRINKALDLAAANKGRLKLFGSPTLYTSQTLQQGRSDVNGLELVVPWHPEKNLKNNFAKNAQQLWGSPVTWRSATSYDAAVAIISGLQQSTTREELQKVLHNPNFSPDGATGKIQFSQSGDRNIKNDVVLVKIKPSSTSPTGYKFFLNSP, encoded by the coding sequence ATGCGGGTTATCTTCGAGATTGGAGAAGGCAGTGTTGAGACAGGGTTTCCTGTCAGAGTTAGAATAGGTGAACAAGGTAGACCAGATTCTGAGAATTTTTCTGGCAGGTTACCGCCCGCATTGCTAGTTAAGAGAAACTACGAAAATTGGCAAACAATTTATCGTCATTTACCAGTCAATTGGTTAATCACCCTTCCTGAAAGTCAAATAACAAATGTATCTACTATAGAAGCTTGCAATCAAGCTGCTCAAGATTTTCTATCCAGTTTCAACGAATGGTTAAATAAACCATCAGTACGACAATTAGAGCGGCGAATTTCACGAAGAGTTGATAATTGGAAAAATACCCGTTTTATTTTACAAACGCAAGATTCTCTGCTACAGCGATTACCTTGGCATTTATGGGATTTTTTTCAGTTGGACGATGATCAGCCAGAAATTGTAGTTAGTCCAGAGTATGAACTATCCAATAAGAAGTTAAAAACACAGCAGTTAACAACTCCTGTTAAAATCCTTGCTGTTCTCGGTTACGGTCATGGTATCGATATTCAACAAGATTTGCAAGCCCTCGGACAAATATTACCTGGTGCAATCATTGAACCTTTGAGAGAACCATCATGTCCAGGATTAAGAAACAAATTGTGGACTCCATCTTGGGATATTTTATTTTTTGCGGGACATAGTTGTAGCCAACAAGATGCTAGTTGCGGAGAGATTCAAATTAATGCCAACGAGAGTTTACCGTTGGATAATCTGCGCAATACTCTCAAACATGCTGTCCAAAAAGGATTAAAACTTGCAATTTTTAACTCTTGCGACGGACTTGGGCTAGCACGCAATTTGGCTGATGCGCGAATTTCCTATACAATTGTCATGCGCGAGCCTGTTCCCGATATAATAGCACAACATTTTTTGGAATATTTTCTCACCGCATTTGCGGCTGGTGAATCTTTATATGCATCTGTACAACAAGCTCGTGCACGCTTGCAAGAAGAATGGGAAAATCAGTATCCTTGTGCTTCGTGGCTACCTGTTATTTTTCAAAATACTGCAGCAGCAGAACTGAAATATCCCCGACAGCATCAACAACAAAATTGGAAAAAAGTTGCTTTGCGAACAGCTATTGTTATCAGTGCAATAGTAGGTTTTGGTATGATTTCATGGCGTGTTCTTGATGAATTTCAATCTCGTGCTCGCTTTAGCGATGGCAATAAAATCTTAGTCAAAACATTCACAACTTCCTATAAACAAGAGGGTGTAAAGGCGTATAGGCAGAAAAATTACAAGCTAGCAACAAGTAAGTTTCAACAGTCTTTACAGCAGTATCCTAACGATCCAGAAACGTTAATATATCTGAATAATTCCAAGATTGGTCATGAACTAGCACTGACAATTGGCGTTCCCGTTCCTATTGGCACTAACCCGAATGTTGCCCAAGAAATTCTCCGGGGAGTGGCGCAAGCTCAACAAGAGATAAACAATCAAGGTGGCATGAATGGAAAGTTATTGAAAGTTAAAATTGCCAACGATGATAACAATCCTGATATTGCTGTAAAGGTTGCTGATAGATTTGTGCAAGATAAAGATAATATTTTAGCAGTAGTTGGGCATAACAGTAGCGATGCTAGCCTTCCAGCCTCTGATAAATATCAGGCTCGAAAATTGGTGATGATTTCACCAACCAGTAGCTCCACAAGATTAACAGATCGCCCACATGGCACCGACGGTAACTATATCTATAGGACAGTTATCAGCTTTACGACAATTGCAGATGCTCTGGCTGAATATGCCAAAACTACTGGCAAAAACCGAATAAGTACCTGTAATGATTCTAACGCAGCAGACCAGTCATTTAAAAATGATTTTGAGAAGGCAATTGCGCAAAAAGGTGGTCAATTAATTAACATTAATTGCGATTTTGCGTCCAAGAATTTTCAGCCAAAAACGATTATAAAAAATGCAAAAGATGTAGATGCCATACTTCTGAACCCTCAAGTCAACAGAATGGATAAAGCGATTGCACTTGCCAAAGAAAATCAAGGCAAAATTACGTTATTAGGAAACCCCAGTTTACAAACCAAAAACACTCTGGCTGCTGGCGATGCTGTTAACGGTATGGTGGTACCAGTTCCTTGGCATGGAAGCGTCTCCCCCGACAAAAACTTTGTCCAAAATGCATACAAACTATGGGGTGATAAAGACTTAGTTACCTGGCGTACAGCTACCGCTTTTGATGCGACTCAAGCAATTGCCGCAGCATTTAAACAAAAGGATACTAGAGAAGGAGTACAACAAGCTTTATCATCTGGTACTTTTTCCCTACAGGGAGCAACAGGTACAATTAAGTTTTTACCTTCAGGCGATCGCGTTGGTAATGCTGTGTTAGTAGAAGTCAAACGCAATCCCAAAGCCTCCACTGGCTACAGCTTTGAACCAAAAGACTCTATGGAAAGCCGTATTAGTCTGGGTGAGAAAATTTTAGTTCAAGATAACCCTAGTAACGAGAAACAATTGGGCGTGCAAGCTTTCGCAGCAGGAGATTATGACAACGCAATAGCACATTTTCAAGCATCTGTGCAAAAGATGCCCAACGATCCCGAGTCGCGGATATACTTACTAAATGCTTCTGCTGCTCGTAGTGCTAAAATCTTGAAAATTGCTGTGAGTGTTCACATTGGCAGCAATCTTAATGTTGCCAAAGAAATACTTCAAGGTGTTGCTCAAGCTCAAGATGAAATCAATAAAAAAGATGGCATTAGAGGACATTTATTACAAGTAGAAATCGCTTCTGACGGTAATAATCGCAACATTGCTGAAAAACTTGCCAATTCCTTAGTGGCAGACCAGAAAATTTTAGCAGTTATTGCTCATAATGGATCTGATGCTTCTGTTGTGGCTTGCCCCATTTACCAGCAGAGGAAATTAGTAAATATTTACCCCACCCTTTTTTCTTTCAAATTATTAGGATGTGGCTCCTATATATTTCGTACTGCTCCTAATATTCGTTCTATTGCTGAGGCTTTATCTAGCTACGCTATCAACAATCTCAATCAAAGAAATTTAGCAATTTGCGTAGATGGAAGAGTCATAAATCCTCAATCTCTTCAAGACGAATTTAGTTATGCTATCAACAAAGATGGAGGAAAACTTGTCAATATAACCTGCGATTTCTCAGCACTAGATTTCAACCCAAATAAAGTTATTACTGATGCTATTAAGAGCGGTGCAGATGGCTTAGTCTTAGCTCCTCATGTAGACAGAATTAACAAAGCATTAGATTTAGCCGCAGCCAATAAAGGAAGGCTGAAACTGTTTGGCAGTCCTACCCTTTATACATCCCAAACACTACAACAAGGACGCTCAGATGTCAATGGTTTGGAGTTAGTCGTACCTTGGCATCCAGAAAAGAATTTGAAAAATAACTTTGCAAAAAATGCCCAGCAACTTTGGGGTAGTCCCGTGACTTGGCGTTCTGCCACAAGTTACGATGCAGCTGTCGCTATTATTAGCGGTTTGCAGCAAAGTACAACTCGTGAGGAACTACAAAAAGTCTTGCATAATCCCAACTTTTCTCCTGATGGTGCAACGGGGAAAATTCAATTTTCACAATCAGGGGATCGTAATATCAAAAATGATGTCGTCTTAGTTAAAATTAAACCAAGTAGCACATCTCCAACTGGTTATAAATTCTTTTTGAATTCTCCTTAA
- a CDS encoding flotillin family protein: MKTQQNIATVPVAQINLDTPTNKDNNSVEGLLFSSIPIALSIFSAVVFVWFVKSFLCICKPNEVLVLSGRRWRTQDGQEVGYRVLLGGRAIRIPIVETVKRMDVTTMPVRVEVRNAYAKGGTPLNIQAIANVKISTDPAVVGNAIERFLDRDRSELTRVSRETLEGYLRGVVATLTPEELNEDRLSFAHRIASDVSRDLTKLGLQLDTLKIQSVSDDVDYLKSWGRKQIALVVKNAEIAESNAIAQAEQIEAQCDEHAQVAKTQDRIIVLEKENELRTIKAKLEQKARSEEEITTAAAQEKKAKAEQVLQALRSELERLRLQADEVLPAQAQRQAQEIRAKGEAAPLEENAKAAALVNDILSQVWQQTGTDASKLFLIQQIETVLQEAVQIPKRIQLKKVNVIDNGDGKSLASLVNVYPEIVLQFLESVNQTLGIDVTGTLNQGKD; this comes from the coding sequence ATGAAAACTCAGCAAAATATCGCAACAGTGCCAGTCGCACAAATTAATCTCGACACACCTACTAACAAGGACAACAATAGTGTTGAAGGACTACTTTTTAGCAGTATCCCCATTGCACTTTCTATCTTTAGTGCTGTTGTATTTGTATGGTTCGTTAAGTCTTTTTTGTGTATCTGTAAACCGAATGAAGTATTGGTTCTTTCTGGACGTAGGTGGCGTACTCAGGATGGACAAGAAGTCGGTTATCGAGTGCTATTAGGTGGACGGGCTATTCGTATTCCGATTGTGGAAACTGTTAAGCGTATGGATGTCACCACTATGCCGGTACGGGTAGAGGTACGAAATGCTTACGCCAAGGGGGGAACACCTTTAAATATTCAAGCAATTGCTAATGTGAAAATTTCCACAGATCCAGCGGTTGTGGGTAATGCTATTGAACGCTTTTTGGATCGCGATCGCTCAGAATTAACTCGTGTCTCTCGCGAAACTCTAGAAGGCTATCTGCGGGGTGTTGTCGCTACCCTCACACCTGAAGAACTTAATGAAGATCGCCTGAGTTTTGCCCACCGTATCGCCTCTGATGTTAGCCGCGACCTTACAAAACTAGGATTACAACTCGACACCCTGAAAATTCAAAGTGTTTCTGATGATGTAGATTATCTCAAATCTTGGGGACGCAAACAAATAGCTCTTGTTGTTAAAAATGCGGAAATTGCTGAATCAAATGCGATCGCACAAGCAGAACAAATAGAAGCCCAATGTGACGAACACGCCCAAGTCGCCAAAACCCAAGACAGAATTATTGTGCTGGAGAAAGAAAACGAACTCCGCACAATCAAAGCAAAGCTAGAACAAAAAGCCCGTTCTGAAGAAGAGATTACCACAGCTGCTGCTCAAGAAAAGAAGGCAAAAGCTGAACAAGTTCTGCAAGCACTACGTTCAGAATTAGAACGCTTGCGCTTACAAGCGGATGAAGTCCTCCCAGCCCAAGCCCAACGCCAAGCCCAAGAAATCCGCGCCAAAGGAGAAGCCGCCCCCTTGGAAGAAAATGCTAAAGCCGCAGCTTTAGTTAACGATATTCTCTCCCAAGTTTGGCAGCAAACCGGAACAGATGCTTCCAAATTATTCCTAATCCAACAAATTGAAACTGTACTCCAAGAAGCAGTGCAGATTCCCAAGCGCATTCAACTCAAGAAAGTAAACGTGATTGACAATGGTGATGGAAAATCTTTAGCCAGTTTAGTCAACGTTTATCCTGAAATCGTGCTTCAGTTCCTAGAAAGCGTCAATCAAACCCTTGGTATTGATGTCACAGGAACTCTCAATCAAGGAAAGGACTAA
- a CDS encoding DUF1822 family protein, protein MSYSTQQQIISIPIPAKFRETALEFAQEQPTQPKAKQVYVNTLAVLVVNSYLEMLDITTELEASYSWNQYGRLMADVADLLLTGVGRLECRAIRTGDRLCYVPPDVWDNRIGYVVVELNKTCTEGKVRGFLPDIKTSQIDIEELQPLERLIESSHLVHLRQWLEGIYKSQWQSIEELSCKRTPQVAFRFRGVRGFQLDSSEEVWKVIEQLFPHRSWENNLPSELLEKMSGNQVEDVESPHHNINSISVTDVLAQLLKTTEDEEKRWKLAETLWTIEPKHPAISARRIMDLGMQLANNPVALMVAILCKPDKTVAVLLRVYPIGNQSYLPPGLQLAGLYENGEPFLEVKARVVDNYIQLKFCGEFGERFGVQVSVNNANITEHFII, encoded by the coding sequence ATGAGTTACTCTACCCAACAGCAAATCATCTCTATTCCCATTCCGGCGAAATTTCGAGAAACTGCTCTGGAATTTGCCCAAGAACAACCAACTCAACCAAAAGCTAAACAAGTGTATGTAAATACTCTAGCTGTACTAGTGGTCAATAGCTACTTAGAAATGCTGGATATTACGACTGAATTAGAAGCCAGTTATAGCTGGAACCAATACGGGCGCTTGATGGCAGATGTTGCAGATTTACTGCTTACCGGAGTGGGACGTTTAGAATGTAGAGCAATCAGGACAGGCGATCGCCTTTGTTATGTTCCTCCTGATGTTTGGGACAATCGTATTGGTTATGTTGTTGTAGAACTAAATAAAACCTGCACCGAAGGAAAAGTCAGAGGATTTTTACCTGATATTAAAACATCACAAATTGACATTGAAGAGTTACAACCATTAGAAAGATTAATAGAATCTTCCCATCTCGTGCATTTGCGGCAATGGCTTGAAGGTATCTACAAATCTCAATGGCAAAGTATTGAAGAATTATCCTGTAAAAGAACTCCTCAAGTAGCCTTTCGTTTTAGAGGGGTAAGAGGATTTCAGTTAGATAGTTCAGAAGAAGTTTGGAAAGTCATTGAGCAATTATTTCCCCATCGCAGTTGGGAAAACAATTTACCTTCAGAACTTTTAGAAAAAATGTCTGGTAATCAAGTCGAAGATGTAGAATCACCTCACCATAATATTAACTCTATTAGTGTTACCGATGTACTTGCTCAGCTTTTAAAAACAACTGAAGATGAAGAGAAGCGTTGGAAGCTTGCAGAAACTTTGTGGACGATAGAACCAAAGCACCCTGCTATCAGTGCTAGACGCATCATGGATTTAGGGATGCAACTAGCAAATAATCCGGTGGCTTTAATGGTAGCAATTTTATGTAAACCTGACAAAACTGTTGCTGTTCTGTTGCGAGTATATCCGATAGGAAATCAGTCCTACTTACCACCCGGCTTGCAATTAGCTGGATTGTATGAAAATGGAGAACCGTTTCTTGAAGTCAAAGCAAGAGTTGTTGATAATTACATCCAATTAAAATTTTGTGGAGAATTTGGTGAAAGATTCGGAGTTCAGGTTAGTGTAAATAATGCAAATATTACGGAACACTTTATCATTTAG
- a CDS encoding NfeD family protein, with the protein MKNIILIIAVIAVFVGILSGVLIVGLISLQRRRQVVDSLVRSDNIIGCFATVEIPLTHNSPGKVRVNLKGSLVDFVAFTDETQQLHQGERVVVVGMKGNKVWVVSV; encoded by the coding sequence ATGAAGAACATAATCCTAATCATTGCTGTAATTGCAGTTTTTGTGGGGATTTTAAGTGGTGTATTAATAGTTGGATTAATTTCTCTCCAACGACGACGCCAAGTAGTAGATAGCTTGGTACGTAGTGATAATATTATCGGTTGTTTTGCTACGGTGGAAATTCCTTTGACTCACAACAGTCCTGGAAAGGTGCGTGTGAATCTTAAAGGTTCTTTAGTAGATTTCGTTGCTTTTACTGACGAAACTCAACAACTTCATCAAGGCGAGCGTGTCGTTGTTGTTGGCATGAAGGGCAATAAAGTATGGGTGGTGTCTGTGTAG
- a CDS encoding flotillin family protein — protein MEIIALLLGIFGTGTAAAWWVIRNLYYICQPSEVLIFAGSRTSLDDGNSVGYRLVKGGSRIQTPLLEKTFRMDLTNMIIELRVSNAYSKGGIPLTVEGVANIKIAGEEPTIYNAIERLLGKSRKDIEQLAKETLEGNLRGVLANLTPEQVNEDKIAFAKTLLEEAEDDLEKLGLVLDNLQIKNIFDEVRYLDSIGRKQQAELLRDARIAEAQAKAEAIIKVSENNRITKLKQIERDLEIAKVDAERRVKDALTKRTAMIAEVEAVVNAQVAKVQAEVGVQTERIKKVENQLQADVVAPAEAESERAIAKAKGDAARIVEEGKAQAAGTQYLAESWQNAGASAREIFIFQKLEPLLRMLAAGVPEVRVDNLTVIDATNGSSVPKMASFLEQLRQTTGVDVTKVINQLKSEDKNSKYEIRPHLEK, from the coding sequence ATGGAAATAATCGCTTTACTACTGGGAATTTTTGGTACTGGAACTGCCGCTGCTTGGTGGGTGATTCGTAACTTATACTATATTTGTCAACCAAGTGAAGTATTGATTTTCGCTGGTAGTCGCACTTCTCTTGATGATGGAAATTCCGTTGGATACCGCTTAGTGAAAGGAGGTAGTAGGATTCAAACCCCGCTATTAGAGAAAACTTTCCGCATGGATCTGACAAACATGATTATTGAGTTGCGAGTATCGAATGCATACTCAAAAGGCGGAATTCCTCTGACAGTAGAAGGAGTCGCAAATATCAAAATTGCTGGAGAAGAACCGACAATTTACAATGCAATTGAGCGACTCTTGGGTAAAAGCCGCAAGGATATAGAACAGTTGGCAAAGGAGACGCTAGAGGGAAATCTGCGGGGAGTATTGGCAAACTTGACGCCAGAACAGGTGAACGAAGATAAAATAGCCTTCGCCAAAACCCTACTTGAAGAAGCTGAAGACGATTTGGAAAAGCTGGGATTAGTACTAGACAACCTACAAATTAAAAACATCTTTGATGAGGTACGCTATCTGGATTCTATCGGACGCAAGCAGCAGGCAGAATTATTGCGAGATGCACGCATAGCAGAAGCCCAAGCGAAAGCCGAGGCAATAATTAAAGTTTCAGAAAACAACCGTATTACTAAACTCAAACAAATTGAACGGGATTTAGAAATTGCCAAAGTAGACGCGGAACGCAGAGTTAAAGACGCGCTAACAAAGCGGACTGCGATGATCGCAGAGGTAGAAGCGGTTGTCAATGCCCAAGTCGCAAAGGTGCAAGCAGAAGTTGGCGTGCAAACCGAACGCATCAAAAAGGTAGAAAACCAGTTACAAGCTGATGTGGTTGCACCAGCAGAGGCAGAATCGGAACGGGCGATCGCCAAAGCAAAAGGAGATGCAGCCCGCATTGTAGAAGAAGGTAAAGCCCAAGCAGCCGGGACGCAGTATCTCGCCGAATCTTGGCAAAACGCTGGTGCATCTGCCCGAGAAATCTTCATCTTCCAAAAACTAGAACCATTGTTGCGAATGTTAGCTGCAGGAGTCCCAGAGGTACGAGTAGACAATTTGACTGTAATTGATGCTACAAATGGTAGTAGTGTTCCCAAAATGGCGTCTTTCTTGGAGCAGTTACGCCAGACAACTGGTGTCGATGTTACCAAAGTTATCAATCAACTTAAGTCTGAAGACAAAAATAGCAAGTACGAAATCAGACCACATCTGGAAAAGTAG
- a CDS encoding alpha-ketoglutarate-dependent dioxygenase AlkB, whose product MYDGLKCHELDKNHKFWTGILPDELHLNQAELNNLWDIHPCDAHEIKMYGRFVKAPRWQQVYGVDYHYTGRVNKALPIPLLLEPLGQWSKEKINNHLNGMVVNWYDGKLGHYMGKHRDSTTNMLSGAPIVVISFGEERIFRLRPWKGEGYKDFVTKHGCVFVIPYETNQAWTHEIPFSKKYQGQRISLTLRAFDVM is encoded by the coding sequence ATGTATGATGGTTTGAAGTGTCATGAATTAGACAAGAATCATAAATTTTGGACAGGAATTTTACCTGATGAATTGCATTTGAATCAAGCAGAACTAAATAATCTCTGGGATATACATCCATGTGATGCTCATGAAATCAAAATGTATGGGCGTTTTGTTAAAGCACCACGTTGGCAGCAGGTTTATGGAGTAGATTATCACTATACAGGACGAGTCAACAAAGCTTTACCTATTCCGTTATTGCTTGAACCGCTTGGACAATGGAGTAAAGAGAAGATAAATAATCACCTCAATGGAATGGTAGTCAATTGGTATGATGGCAAGTTAGGTCACTATATGGGAAAACACCGCGATAGTACTACAAATATGCTCAGTGGCGCACCGATTGTTGTTATCTCATTTGGAGAAGAGCGCATATTTAGATTACGTCCTTGGAAAGGGGAAGGCTATAAAGACTTTGTGACAAAACATGGTTGTGTGTTTGTCATACCTTATGAAACCAATCAAGCTTGGACTCATGAAATTCCCTTTTCAAAGAAATATCAAGGTCAAAGAATTTCGCTCACACTTCGAGCTTTTGATGTGATGTAA
- a CDS encoding sigma-70 family RNA polymerase sigma factor, producing the protein MPRLLPGNPEQSNQTDDDSMDELEVQILQLVKQTCQHPRGSIERQKGLHKLFLLIQKTGKLLRGTGVPDAEEALQKTWLYFCCNLCEACTAKNPYNSEKGSVITWLNGYLKFRLEDHRRVGSNNRIHPIQDQNGEELDPVNLIPARSQAPPILQEIQEWLKQEGNNLRRIHIKDRPDINCLVLIERRLPPETPWEDLSQEFGKSIPTLSGFYQRQCFPRLLNFGNSQGYFDGEGYFHIES; encoded by the coding sequence ATGCCAAGACTATTGCCAGGTAACCCTGAACAATCAAATCAGACTGACGATGACAGTATGGATGAATTAGAAGTACAAATCCTCCAACTTGTGAAACAAACCTGTCAGCATCCGAGAGGTAGTATTGAACGTCAAAAAGGATTGCACAAACTTTTTTTACTAATTCAAAAAACAGGAAAACTGTTGCGGGGTACGGGTGTACCTGATGCGGAGGAAGCACTACAAAAAACCTGGCTATATTTTTGCTGCAATCTTTGTGAGGCTTGTACTGCCAAGAACCCCTACAATTCAGAAAAAGGTAGTGTCATAACATGGCTCAACGGGTATTTGAAGTTTAGGTTGGAAGATCATCGTAGGGTTGGTAGTAATAATAGAATTCATCCCATACAAGATCAAAATGGTGAAGAACTAGATCCAGTAAATTTAATTCCAGCGCGATCGCAAGCACCACCCATATTACAAGAAATTCAGGAATGGTTAAAACAAGAAGGCAATAATTTGCGTCGCATCCATATAAAAGATCGCCCAGACATTAACTGTCTAGTCTTAATTGAACGTCGTTTACCACCTGAAACTCCCTGGGAAGATTTATCTCAAGAGTTTGGCAAATCCATACCCACCCTCAGCGGTTTCTATCAACGTCAGTGTTTTCCCCGCCTTCTCAACTTTGGCAATTCCCAAGGTTATTTTGATGGCGAAGGTTATTTTCATATCGAATCCTAA